The DNA region AAGGGGAAATTCCATGCAAAGGATGTTTTTCAAACTTTTCTAGCACATCATTCATGAAGAATTATGCACTTTGTGGTCCACCTAGGTTGCTAGTCCCACCTTGCAAAAACGACATCCACAAAAACTCCCAAATGATTATATTGCATGCTTTTAGGAATGGTTTACCAACAATTGGTATTGTCCTAGTACTAATAGTCTTAACTATTATGTATAGAAGATGCCGAAGAAGAAGTACAACTTTACCAATTACAGATGATTTGTtgtctttgaaaacaccgagaaGAATTTCACATGCTGAACTTTCACGAGCAACTAATGGATTTGAGGAAAGCAATATGCTTGGTTTAGGGAGTTTTGGATATGTATATAAAGGGAGGCTTTCAGATGGAATGGAAGTTGCAATAAAAGTTTTCAATTTGCAAACAGAGGGAGCGTTTAGGAGTTTTGACATTGAATGTGATGCTATGCGTAATATAGTTCATCGCAATATTGTGAAGGTTATTACTTGCTGCTCAAGTGTTGACTTCAAAGCCTTGGTACTTGATTACATGTCTAATGGAAACCTTGAGAAATGGTTACATTCTGAAAATTGTTTCCTTGATATTATACAAAGGGTCGACATAATGATAGATGTTGCGGTAGCTATAGAACACCTCCACAATGGACATCCAACACCTACAATTCATTGTGACATAAAACCAAGCAATATTTTACTAGATGAAGACATGGTTGCACATGTTGGAGATTTTGGCGTTGCCAAATTGTTGGGAGAAGGTGAAGTAATGAAGCAAACCATGACTCTTGCAACTATCGGATATATGGCACCAGGtgaattctttttttatttttgtatgattattttcctaatttgcattttatatttttgtttcatgtgtatgtgaatatatatttaaataagcattttagaaataatttaggATTAATGATGTTCTAATTATACTTGAAATGCAGAATTTGGATCAGCAGGAATTGTTTCTATAAAATGTGATGTCTATAGTTATGGGATCATCCTTATAGAAACTTTTACAAAGAAAAAGCCAACTGATAATTTTTTTGTTGAAGAAGTGACTATAAGGCATTGGATGGAAAGTTCATTGCCTAAAGGAGCGATAGAAATTGCAGATGTTGATTTACTAAGAAGAGAGGATGAGTACTTTGTTGTTAAAGCAAATTgtatttcatccatcatggagTTGGCTTTGAATTGTTCAGCTGAGTTaccagaagaaagaaaagatatgAAAGATGTTGTGGTTGAgctaaagaaaattaaacaaaggCTATTAAACAACATCGAACACGTTTAACAAAGAAGGTAAGTAATAAGTACGCTTGTTGTTATTAATTCactattaattttatcattaattcaacatttttaatctattctagaattttaattacaaatatcTAATATTTCATTATTTGCCTCCATAAGGTTTGTCTTATAAATCGTGaaaattaataaactaatttttttttctttcgctCAATCATTTTCTCTCTTCAGAATTCAAACTTCTTTTGTAAAATCAAGATGGAAACCAATAAAATGAGCATCAGACCTTCCCATGAATTACGGTATATGGTAGCTTTGGAGCATCAAGTTATTTTCTTTGTTAGATTGGATATTCTTAGTTACTTATTTCATTTACGATATAACTGTGTTTTAATCTTTTGCTAAGGATTTTATTGTTGGATTTTATTGTTGCTTTTCCCCAatcaaatatgatatttattttcattaaaaaaattgtatgaatttcatttatgttAACGAACCCCTCAATAGAGGGTATTATTCTTGTGTTGGGGTTTTGTCTCTTGATTCCGCGAAGAACCTTGTGGGTTCATGGAGATAGTTCCAAGGTAAATGCTACATATGCATTTGTTGGTGGTTTGAATCCTTGCACGAGTAATCTTCATGATTATTCCGTAAAGGCCGAGGATAAAATCCTGACATGGGGACAATACCTTTAGTTGTTGGGGGTAGCAGCGATTACCTAGCAAACAACACTCAGAAGACTTCTCTTGAAGGACTTGTTCTCCCTCAACAAAAACTCAAATACAAGGTCTGTTATGGGTGATCATAGTTTAACCAATCAAtggcataattttttttttcaattttcaagtgTTTTTTGagtctttttcttcattttcttttagatTATTTAATACATAGACAAGTCTAACACAATGGTCTTAATTGAGCTAGCTTGCCTTACCAGGTAATTTGctacttttcatttatttagaGTTATTATGgtgttttctatttaattttatcataattGAATGTTTCATTTATAATCTAATCTAATTGTGTTTTTGGCTAGTGGTTGATGATCAAGGAAAACTAAAGGAGgtgttttctatttaattttatcataattGAATGTTTCATTTATAATCTAATCTAATTGTGTTTTTGGCTAGTGGTTGATGATCAAGGAAAACTAAAGGAGGCCAATAAGAAGAATGAAACTTCGCATGCTTTACTATCATGTGCTATAAAACAAAAAGACTTTTTTTCTCGATGACATTTGTATTGGGCTATCTATGTTTCATGGATTATGTTGTTTTTCTAATTCCATAGACGATTTTGCCAATATTTCCTATGATGGAATTTCTGCCAATGctcaatttaatcaatttaaccaACTGTAATGCTCCCATGGATTTGATTTCTGTCTACAGTATTTAGAGACTATTAATGTTCAATTGCCTTTGGGCCTTTCAAAGAAGTTCAACAAACTTACAAGTCATTTAATTTCCTTTGAACTTGTATGAAACTTTTATGTATGAAACTTACTATATATTACTTGAATTGCATAATTATATTACATATAATgaattataatgaattatttgtttcttttccaCCCTCTCCACCAAATTAACCATTAACATCCTCAAAATCATTAGTTTGATCCCAATAACTATCATTCATCTATTTGATAACATAGAGAAATTATTCCATTGATGCTTCCCACTACCTCAAATATGGTCCTATCCAATTATTTTATGTCATATCATCAACCTTTTCAAACTCaaattaaaagtattaaaacaatttccacatcaaatttaattttgttcaatttctttatctttttcttttcatttgatgtgattttttCCCTTTCTCTCACCATCTCTTCATTTTAGGGTTTTGGGGATTTTCATGCTCCTTTGGGCAACGAACTTTCCATCCAATGCTTTATAGTCACTTCTTCAGCAAAAAAATTATCAGTTGGCTTTTTCATTGTGAAAGTTTCTATAAGGACAATCTCATAACTATAAACATCACATTGTATAGAAACAATTCCTGTTGATCCAAATTATGCATTACAAGTATAATTAGAGCATAATTAATCCTTAATTACTTCTAAAAtgattattcaaatatatatccaCATACACatgaaacaaaatataaaatgcatattagaaaaataataatacagaAGTAAAAAAATTCACCTGGTGCCAtatgtaataacccaaatttacccggcccgtaaaataaacaaaaaaacaaaaaccaaagaaataataaaagttttttttacagtccatttacaaaactCAAATTGCTAGCCTATTTACATAGCCCAATTGAAGCATT from Gossypium hirsutum isolate 1008001.06 chromosome A04, Gossypium_hirsutum_v2.1, whole genome shotgun sequence includes:
- the LOC121227925 gene encoding receptor kinase-like protein Xa21; the encoded protein is MLKIPSLGDNLFSGPIPKMLASLKHLEVLLIHDNNLITGSATDHEWNFLSSLTNCRNLRKISVSGNPLSGVLPTYIGNLSKSLQYFYAEKCELKGNIPMEIGNLTNLLLLQLGYNKLNGLIPASIGGMRNLQSLTFYSNKLGGPISESLCGLERLYEMYLGLNKLHGSIPSCLGNISALRYLYLDSNKLSSTIPSTLWNLKDILKIDLSSNHLHNSHAIDVGNLRSPLDLNLSKNLLTGDILSTFGGLQTLVSLDLSNNILHGHIPESFGALISLEFLDLCNNNLSGVIPKSLEKLLHLEYFNVSFNRLEGEIPCKGCFSNFSSTSFMKNYALCGPPRLLVPPCKNDIHKNSQMIILHAFRNGLPTIGIVLVLIVLTIMYRRCRRRSTTLPITDDLLSLKTPRRISHAELSRATNGFEESNMLGLGSFGYVYKGRLSDGMEVAIKVFNLQTEGAFRSFDIECDAMRNIVHRNIVKVITCCSSVDFKALVLDYMSNGNLEKWLHSENCFLDIIQRVDIMIDVAVAIEHLHNGHPTPTIHCDIKPSNILLDEDMVAHVGDFGVAKLLGEGEVMKQTMTLATIGYMAPEFGSAGIVSIKCDVYSYGIILIETFTKKKPTDNFFVEEVTIRHWMESSLPKGAIEIADVDLLRREDEYFVVKANCISSIMELALNCSAELPEERKDMKDVVVELKKIKQRLLNNIEHV